The Primulina tabacum isolate GXHZ01 chromosome 10, ASM2559414v2, whole genome shotgun sequence region AAAGAGtaacaagaagaagaagaaccaaCAGAGTTTCATCTCTGTCCCGTCTCAAATTATCAACTCCATTTCACAGTCATCTCTCGAGTCATTGCTACGTTCTCCTAAGAAAAAGCAGAGTTTCATCTCCAAGCTCGGTAGTTTGTTCAAAAGTCCaagattttttcttttcttggtTTCCGTGCTTGTTTTTCTTTGGATGTCGAATATTTGGTTCGGTTTTGATACCACAATGCCTCTTTCACCCAACCCTTGTGCTGTCTTCCGAGAGAAAGCGCCAATGGTTGGTGTGATTTTCAGTTCTCGACTAAGTATGGATGGAAATGTGGCTgaaattgatgaaaatggtGAGTTTTGGAAGCAGCCTAATGGGTTTGGTTATAGGCCTTGTTTGGAATTTAGTGCAGGATACAGAAGAGAGAGTGTTGAGATTGTAAAGGAGAGAGCAAAGTATTTGATTGTGGTGGTTTCAGGTGGGATGAATCAGCAGAGGAATCAGATTGTTGATGCTGTTGTTATTGCAAGAATTCTTGGTGCGTCTTTGGTTGTCCCCATTTTGCAAGTTAATGTAATTTGGGGTGACGAAAGGTTTGTTTCTCGGCCATTTCTTAATTTGTGCGGCCAAACTCACCCTTCCTCGAAAAATTATGagcaaaattttaatttttcttttttgtgaGATGAGAAGGGGATTTTagagttgatttttttttgttcgTTTAAGAATTAAGAATACATTGGATATGGAACGAGGTCATGTTAGTGTAAGTTGGATATGACAAGTCTTGGTATTGTAGCTCAGCTTTCTACATTTTTGTTTCATTTGCACAGCCCACCAGTATTTCGGTTTCAATAAAACTGAGCTACATTGAATTGTGTCTTTCATGATAGCAGTGTTATATGTTCTAGTTTGTGGAAGTAAGCTGTTCTGTGGCTTTTCTGGCTGTTGCAGTGAATTTTCTGATATATTTGACCTGGATCatttcaaaagtgttttggcAAACGATGTTCGGATAGTTTCATCCTTACCGTctactcatttgatatcaaggCATGTGGAGGAGAAGCGTACTCCTCTTCACGTGTCACCGGAGTGGATTCGCTCACGTTACCTTAGAAGAGTAAGATCCTGAATGACTTCTGTAAATCTATTCATCTGTGTTAGTTGTTTGTTGCTTATTCAGTTGTCTTgacattatttaaaaaaagagAAAACTAGTAATTTCAATGAAATTGTAATAATCTCTCTCAAGATGTATTGTAGGATGTGTAAATGGCTTTATAATACTAGAAATTTCAATGCATTGATTTTTTATGATGGTGACTTGGATCGATGAGTTGTAGTTGTTAGTGGGACTCATTATCTAAAGTTCTGCTTGTCCGACGCTTGGCTTGACAAGAAGTTTGTATTCTGTGGCCAACGCCTCCTACGTCTGGACAATCGAAATGATCCGTTGGTCCACATCTGTTTGATACAAAAGACGGACCTAGCTAGTGAGGTCAAGTTGCCCCTCATTGGCTCCCTCTTCCTCTAGCTTGTTTTTCGCTTTACAAACAAGTCAGTATCAGTCTTAACCGAATTGTTAACCGAATTTTTTTtctacaaaaaatattttagaaaaaattgCTTATGTAGGAATGGACTCCAAAGTTGAGTGCGTAAATAAGATGGGAAAAAGTCATCCATTCCAGTGGTGATTCTCGTTAGAACTTTATGTGTCAATGCCTTTGTCAAATTATGCCGCATGCATATACTTGTCCAACATTTGTTTTATCCTCGTTGTTGCTTTCTATGTCCTTGTATACACTTGAAAAATGATTAACAGGAAAAGATTGAGGTTCTAACGTTGGCGTTACTTTTTGAATGGCAAGTGATTTTAAATGAAGCAAGTTTCTTGTCCTGCAGCTAAGGAGGGATGGGGTATTGATTTTACGTGGTCTAGACTCGAGGCTTTCTAAGGACCTTCCTCCTGATCTTCAAAAGCTACGCTGCAAGGTAGTGACCCGACCCTTATGCATTGCAACGATTATCCCTTCTCTTCTTTAGCTTTTGCTTCAAATTTAACATCTAATTATGCTATCCTATTAAACTTGTAGGTGGCATTTCATGCATTGAGATTTGCCTCACATATATCAGAAATTGGTAACAAGCTAACAGACAGAATGAGAAGCAAAGGACCGTATCTCGCTCTTCATCTGCGAATGGAAAAGGATGTATGGGTAAGAACTGGGTGCCTCCCTGGACTGGGCCAAGAATATGATGAAATGATAAATAATGAGAGAAAAACGAGCCCAAATCTATTGACTTCAAGATCCAATATGACGTATCAAGAAAGAAAACTTTTAGGCCTCTGCCCCTTGAATGCATTAGAAGTAGCAAGGTAACACTTTTAGAATTCTTTGCGAGAATCAATCATTTTGTGTAGGATATACTCTGTTATGTGATATACTATAATGTCACTGTGTATGCAGACTGCTTAAAGCTTTACGGGCGCCAAAAAGTACAAGAATCTACTGGGCTGGTGGGATTCCATTGGGAGGAAAACAAGCTTTACTCCCATTAACCACAGATTTTACTCATTTCTACACCAAGGAAGACCTTTCATTGCCAGGGGAGCTTGGAGCATTTGCGAACAAGGCATCTCTAATGGCTGCTATTGATTATATAGTTTCCGAAAATAGTGATGTATTCATGGCATCTCATGGTGGAAATATGGGCCATGCCATCCAGGTATTGAGTCCATCTCCTGGGACAAACCCATTACTTTGGATGAAGGGATGACTTAGATTCCCTTTCAGTGATTTACTTGTGTTTTCTTGAAAACAGGGACATAGGGCATATGGAGGGCACAAAAAGACCATCATCCCAAACAAAAGACACATGCTTCGATACTTTATGAATCAATCTCTTCCTGAAGCCGAGTTCAATAAAATCGTACTAAACCTGCATCAAGATTCGTTCGGACAGCCTGAACTCAGGACGAGCAAATCCGGAAGGGACGTGACAAAGTATCCGATCCCCGAGTGTATGTGCAATGGTACGGATACAAACACGTCAATCTGAATGATGAACTCAAATGTTGTCAATCTTAAACTAACCAAGTCAAAGCACCCATCAAGGATTTATCATTTTTGGGGAAGATTCGATCATGATGCATTTGAAATATGTGTTAAAAGGTCACGTCTGCAGTGcagtttttattgttttttttaagggGGCAGAGAAAGATTCACTTGTGAAGCAATGCATGGCACTCAAACCAACTCTTTTGTTCCCCTCTTTGAGCATGTACAGTCCACACAATACCAgtaattattgtacatttattattattttttggtaTATTGCATTTGAACGAATGTAAAaatttaaatcatcaaaaagTGTCATTAAAGAAAGTATTAACGAAGAATATCGCTCTTCAGACAGTTGTTTAGGGCACataagctcaatttttcaaatCGCTTTGAAGTTATATCTTTAATATTGACGGAAAGATAAAGGCATGACTCGTAGACTTATCAAATTAATCAAGTCTAATCAtgtgattatttataatataaaacatgatacaaaaggtttttattaaaaataatttaattttaaaaaaaattcaaaaataattaaaaaaaaacaatttcaaaACTACTGCAATCCGCGTTTACGGAGCGCGGACGCTGCTCACGTCTTCGTAAGCACGGACGCTAGTCAGCGACAGAGTATTTCTTCACACGCTACGTATAATTGTATCAATAGCGTGCACATGTACGCCGctgataatcttgaactttcaacggCTTGCAACTTTGCAGCGTGCAATATACGCTGCGGAAAGAGAATTTGCACGCTGCGAAAAGCCATTTTTATTATAGTGAAGATTATGGGTGTTCATACTTCGGGtaaaaaccgaaaaaaccgaaaatCCAAATCAGAAAAACCGAACACCGAACGGAACCGAAAATCGAATTTTGTAATtcagatataaatattaaaaccgAAATTTATTTGGTTCGGTTTCGGACCAAAacggttcggttatttcggtcggttaattcgattttgatataattatttaaattaataatataaatatattgtaaaatataatatgttaactttctacatgttttgtggggacccggacgctaatcatcttcttaatcatctttggggtTTAATTATCaataagataaacagggtctaaaatttttcttttaaaatgcggaaggtaatggaatcaatctattatacaaattagtataataatacaaatcttgtataaTTTGCATCTagttcaactaggttcaactactataatCAAGTAATAAAACCtatctacatccaagtccgtgatcaccactctaatctcgatctctcctcgtcttctggaccctgatcctgccccacctgttgtcatgcacacatacaaaataagacaacagccggataaatccggtgagatataaatatcccagtataaacaatgtatacatgcaatcatataaaacataaaagcatgaattatatcttatcacatgtagcataatcaaacaacatgtatcaataccattctgtaaataaaacatgaatcgtaatctacgaaacataaagtaatacggatctgtaaatcaaactctagtctcaatatctaagacttgactcatctctcattctaatctagggatcccaatctaagtttagactttggtatgatgtatcgagtgtctacaatagacgtcgatctacatctaaagctcatcgatacaccgtaagtctagagtcttatCGGTTCTGAGAAAGACTCgacggttctgccctagctaggctgatctgccctagactcaaactctggctctgctatcaTTCAATAGACTagacatatcaatctgataatctgcaaatatcaatgcaataaaatacagtatgtgatttagggaaactcaagtcaaacctaactcgagttgtgcaatcccgaatcaatatttatttatacctttgtcttcccggtctgacgaagacgaagtcttgtattctgatctgtccatacccagtctgtcaatgacaatcgtataatTACAATATCAgtaaataattcaattcaaaacctgttctgatcaatactcaaatcagtatataatctgatccatatctgaacaaggtacaatctaattcatatcaacgatatcatgataaaatcgaaatcattactgaatctgatcaatctaaatcaactgatgtttcgacggcataacaatacaatctgaaTAAACCCCGTCAATCtgaacatcacagatataataccagactTCGTAATCAGTATCATttcaactcataatctgaataatactaccaatctgatatcgaatcttaatcaaatctactctgaaaatcataacaattgtataaacaatctattctttaatctgtcttcagttatacaatgtctactgtaacagagacatcatatctgattcatattcaattctgacaatatcataaattcaaatcatgtctaaatgtaacaaaacttacgtccagttgtagcatgCGTTGATAGgaatacagtactgaagtcggattaaaaatcagacggacggatttctcacaaaaggcgtaaggatattTCACTCTTTTTTCAGAAACCTATTCTCCatcctttatccttgtttttgaAGAAATCTCAAAGCatgcatacatatatatatatatatatatatatatatatatatatatatatacacgatgCATGCAAGAAGGCAAGTGTCTCATCTCACCTATTCatttcaattaatcaacgtctgattataataattaaatctcgggcattacatgtttgcttagtaaaatatttaaatataaggtctaaattaattaagaaaacaacaatcaactaaaaattgttcaaaatagTTCTTCATTCActaaatatcatatcaaatatataatataa contains the following coding sequences:
- the LOC142505922 gene encoding O-fucosyltransferase 20-like, translating into MTVSKSNKKKKNQQSFISVPSQIINSISQSSLESLLRSPKKKQSFISKLGSLFKSPRFFLFLVSVLVFLWMSNIWFGFDTTMPLSPNPCAVFREKAPMVGVIFSSRLSMDGNVAEIDENGEFWKQPNGFGYRPCLEFSAGYRRESVEIVKERAKYLIVVVSGGMNQQRNQIVDAVVIARILGASLVVPILQVNVIWGDESEFSDIFDLDHFKSVLANDVRIVSSLPSTHLISRHVEEKRTPLHVSPEWIRSRYLRRLRRDGVLILRGLDSRLSKDLPPDLQKLRCKVAFHALRFASHISEIGNKLTDRMRSKGPYLALHLRMEKDVWVRTGCLPGLGQEYDEMINNERKTSPNLLTSRSNMTYQERKLLGLCPLNALEVARLLKALRAPKSTRIYWAGGIPLGGKQALLPLTTDFTHFYTKEDLSLPGELGAFANKASLMAAIDYIVSENSDVFMASHGGNMGHAIQGHRAYGGHKKTIIPNKRHMLRYFMNQSLPEAEFNKIVLNLHQDSFGQPELRTSKSGRDVTKYPIPECMCNGTDTNTSI